In a single window of the Sulfurimonas sp. hsl 1-7 genome:
- a CDS encoding CZB domain-containing protein, whose product MRNSQRISEITSNITHEIGIGNGKLDHILLKLLGYNAFINGDTPTIGDEHSCVFGKWFDENKEQIKNAPNVISSVSTHHANVHNSIKEAIGLWKEKNYDKAVETMKSVEHSSEKGFEELYSAFVSTHQ is encoded by the coding sequence ATCCGTAATTCACAAAGAATTTCTGAAATAACTTCTAACATCACTCATGAGATTGGTATCGGAAACGGTAAACTTGACCATATCCTGCTGAAACTTCTAGGGTACAATGCCTTTATTAACGGAGATACCCCAACTATAGGTGATGAACATAGTTGTGTATTTGGTAAATGGTTTGATGAAAACAAAGAACAGATCAAAAATGCACCAAATGTGATCAGCAGCGTATCGACGCATCATGCAAATGTTCATAACTCGATCAAAGAAGCTATAGGTTTATGGAAAGAGAAAAACTATGATAAAGCGGTAGAGACAATGAAATCTGTTGAACATTCTAGTGAAAAAGGTTTTGAAGAGCTTTACAGTGCATTTGTAAGTACTCATCAATAA